The following are encoded together in the Bacillus sp. V2I10 genome:
- a CDS encoding NUDIX domain-containing protein — MEFWDIYDKNRNKTKRKHERGIPLSDGDYHLVVHVWIMNDKGEVLLTKRHQNKPHPNLWECPGGSVLAGEDSLEGAIREIKEEIGIDLSWRDGKLVKSERRDAFNDFYDVWLFNQSFEITNTTLQQEEVSDAKWVSKSELENIYKSNNLVPTLSYFSNTLP, encoded by the coding sequence ATGGAATTTTGGGATATATATGATAAAAATAGAAATAAAACTAAAAGAAAACACGAACGTGGAATCCCCTTATCTGATGGTGATTATCACTTAGTTGTTCATGTTTGGATAATGAATGACAAAGGTGAAGTTTTGTTAACGAAACGACATCAGAACAAACCTCACCCTAATTTGTGGGAATGTCCGGGTGGATCTGTTTTAGCAGGTGAAGATAGTCTTGAAGGCGCTATAAGAGAAATAAAAGAAGAAATAGGGATTGACCTTTCTTGGCGTGATGGTAAATTGGTTAAAAGCGAACGTCGTGACGCTTTTAATGATTTTTATGATGTGTGGTTGTTTAATCAGAGTTTTGAAATTACAAATACCACACTTCAACAAGAAGAAGTGAGCGATGCTAAATGGGTATCAAAATCAGAACTTGAAAACATATATAAAAGTAATAATTTAGTTCCTACCCTTAGTTATTTTTCAAATACTCTACCATGA
- a CDS encoding MFS transporter: MDKRVYLLTIVSFVVGMVELIIGGILDLISTDLRVSLGQTGFLITVFSLVFAIAAPILLTITSGMERKSLTLFALFVFFIGNGVAVISSSYSMLLIARIISAVSGSLLVVLCVTIASNIVSEKYRARAIGVVFMGISASLVLGVPIGLMLGNAYGWRAPFIMISILTVLSMAGVHFYMGRIDPKASIPIWKQLRTLKNRKILFAQLTSFLFLAGHLTLYGYLTPFLKMTLGLDGTWVSIVYLIFGVAAVVGGGFGGMLADRFGTKPVILSVIVFFGLSIFAIPYTTFALPLFLVVMIIWSMLSWAITPAIQSYLIESSPETSDIQQSLNNSALHFGIAFGSLIGGIVIEYASVELNATVGGLFIILALATATFSMSKERRGSLSFSGNSEVN; this comes from the coding sequence ATGGATAAACGAGTTTATTTATTAACGATTGTCTCGTTTGTTGTAGGTATGGTTGAGTTGATTATAGGTGGCATATTAGACTTGATCTCGACGGATCTGAGAGTCAGCCTCGGGCAAACAGGATTCCTCATAACTGTATTTTCGCTTGTGTTTGCTATTGCAGCACCCATTTTATTGACTATCACGTCAGGAATGGAGCGGAAGAGTTTAACATTGTTTGCCTTATTCGTATTCTTCATAGGGAACGGTGTAGCTGTAATAAGCTCATCCTATAGTATGTTATTAATCGCACGCATTATTTCTGCTGTGAGTGGCTCTTTGCTAGTAGTTTTATGTGTAACTATAGCTTCAAATATTGTTTCCGAAAAATATCGCGCACGTGCAATCGGAGTGGTATTTATGGGGATCAGCGCCTCTCTTGTACTTGGAGTACCAATTGGGTTGATGTTGGGAAATGCCTATGGTTGGCGAGCTCCTTTTATCATGATCTCAATATTAACCGTGCTTTCAATGGCTGGTGTACATTTCTATATGGGGAGAATTGATCCTAAAGCTTCAATACCAATATGGAAACAGTTACGTACGTTAAAAAATAGGAAAATATTATTTGCCCAATTGACCTCTTTTCTTTTTTTGGCTGGCCATCTAACGTTATATGGATATTTAACTCCATTCTTAAAAATGACGTTAGGGCTCGACGGAACATGGGTTAGTATTGTGTATTTAATCTTCGGTGTTGCAGCAGTAGTTGGTGGAGGTTTTGGAGGTATGCTAGCGGATCGATTCGGCACCAAACCTGTAATTCTATCTGTGATTGTTTTCTTTGGATTATCTATCTTTGCGATTCCCTATACTACATTCGCTTTACCGCTATTTTTAGTAGTTATGATCATATGGAGTATGCTAAGTTGGGCGATTACACCAGCCATACAAAGCTACCTCATTGAGTCGTCTCCTGAAACTTCTGATATTCAGCAAAGCTTAAACAACTCTGCACTTCACTTTGGGATTGCTTTTGGCTCTTTAATAGGTGGAATTGTTATTGAGTATGCTTCTGTCGAACTAAACGCTACAGTGGGTGGTTTATTTATCATTTTAGCTCTAGCGACAGCAACTTTTTCAATGTCTAAAGAAAGAAGAGGATCCTTGTCCTTCTCTGGAAATAGCGAAGTGAATTAG